A section of the Leptospira terpstrae serovar Hualin str. LT 11-33 = ATCC 700639 genome encodes:
- a CDS encoding FHA domain-containing protein has translation MENNLRKLRYFFSNWNFLCLVLIPMALSADPGFKLRTVDTRSYPEVKIRFHSNNNIEPKGFVLSEQLDLNARLTESLRFEAFESKNPVHLYISIPSYTNAEDRRWIIQLANQLVKISENTGGNSKLQIQSDENKHSYERIRSQTLDISFPFPKEPVPIYPIRNWENFLDGIPKNQSTEDHILVFVSFAPEWQDRFEIPELAKRIKDKNLQLIVLAPSSLEATKLASYANGRHYNISKSDSYADLFSYLRALGLPDYELVYISPWKLSKWKSNFISGSLNSVDQGIHFEFQYELSFFRSLYLKLSDPLFFFPVSLFLIFLCLAALYYLRGYEEPSQKLISIENSEPDFSQRKEELQVYDRMYGETMERAARDREIALAIAEKATLPGTSYSYAVLMQRDGNHNSEQFQLQFEEVTIGSWESNHLVLDDPTVAGLHAKIKNRKGKYILFDCVSKTGVYLNGKKLLRPKVLHNLDEIQIGKTTLSFRGR, from the coding sequence ATGGAAAACAACTTAAGGAAGCTTCGCTACTTTTTCAGTAATTGGAATTTCCTATGCCTTGTTTTGATACCTATGGCGCTTTCGGCTGACCCAGGATTCAAACTCCGCACGGTGGACACTCGTTCCTATCCCGAAGTCAAAATTCGATTTCATTCCAACAACAATATTGAACCTAAAGGATTTGTACTTTCTGAACAATTGGATTTGAATGCAAGACTTACTGAATCTTTGCGATTTGAAGCCTTCGAATCGAAAAATCCGGTCCACTTATATATTTCTATTCCCAGTTATACGAATGCGGAAGACAGGCGGTGGATCATACAATTAGCGAACCAATTGGTTAAGATTTCAGAAAATACAGGCGGGAATTCTAAATTACAAATCCAGTCGGATGAAAACAAACATTCTTATGAAAGAATCCGTTCTCAAACGCTCGACATTTCGTTTCCGTTTCCAAAAGAACCTGTGCCAATATATCCCATTCGGAATTGGGAGAATTTCCTGGATGGCATTCCTAAAAACCAATCAACAGAAGATCATATTCTTGTTTTTGTAAGTTTTGCTCCTGAATGGCAGGATCGTTTTGAAATACCGGAACTGGCAAAACGAATCAAAGATAAAAACTTACAACTAATTGTACTGGCACCTAGTTCCTTGGAAGCAACGAAACTAGCTAGTTATGCCAATGGACGTCATTATAATATTTCCAAATCCGATAGTTATGCAGATTTGTTTTCTTATTTGCGTGCATTAGGTCTTCCCGATTATGAATTAGTTTATATTTCGCCTTGGAAACTATCAAAGTGGAAATCAAATTTTATTTCGGGAAGTTTGAACTCAGTAGACCAAGGTATACATTTTGAATTCCAATATGAACTTTCTTTTTTTCGATCGCTCTATTTAAAATTATCTGATCCCTTATTCTTTTTTCCAGTCAGTTTGTTTCTTATCTTCCTATGTTTGGCAGCTTTGTATTATTTACGTGGGTATGAAGAACCGAGTCAAAAATTAATTTCGATTGAAAATTCAGAACCCGATTTTTCGCAGCGTAAAGAAGAACTCCAAGTGTATGACAGAATGTATGGGGAAACCATGGAAAGGGCTGCAAGAGACCGCGAGATTGCTTTGGCCATTGCAGAAAAGGCAACTCTTCCAGGAACTTCCTATTCCTATGCAGTTTTAATGCAAAGAGATGGAAATCACAATTCAGAACAATTCCAATTGCAGTTTGAGGAAGTGACTATTGGTAGTTGGGAGTCGAATCATTTGGTTCTAGATGATCCTACTGTAGCGGGTCTCCACGCGAAGATAAAAAATAGGAAAGGGAAGTATATATTGTTTGATTGTGTTTCCAAGACAGGTGTATACTTAAATGGTAAAAAGTTACTTCGCCCCAAGGTACTTCATAATTTGGATGAAATTCAAATTGGAAAAACAA
- a CDS encoding ATP-binding cassette domain-containing protein, whose protein sequence is MASTEQTVVQIKNATIVTNGGQKIWNGISLEMQRGVVHGIIGESGSGKSTLGFSLFGMVPKGCHLSYSTFTVLGEDVLTKRLGPKLFMVPQNPNGAFHPFRTIKSQVHDFFKLSGLDKISYESLFLIWDRLSIPRNHWTEYARTLSGGEKQRILLSLAFLRNPEILVLDEPTTGLDAFSEKIVLETVQNLAKMGMSVVFITHELRIVESLASQVTIMKQGEVIETIPVLNHNLEPKTEYGKQLKEASLLFQ, encoded by the coding sequence TTGGCCTCGACTGAACAAACTGTTGTTCAAATTAAAAATGCAACCATTGTAACTAATGGCGGGCAAAAAATTTGGAATGGAATCTCGTTAGAAATGCAACGAGGAGTTGTCCACGGAATTATTGGTGAATCTGGATCTGGAAAATCCACTCTTGGTTTTTCCTTGTTTGGGATGGTGCCAAAGGGTTGTCATTTATCATACTCTACTTTCACAGTCCTCGGAGAAGATGTACTTACGAAACGTTTGGGCCCGAAGTTATTTATGGTGCCACAAAATCCCAATGGAGCCTTCCATCCCTTCCGAACCATCAAATCTCAAGTCCATGATTTTTTTAAACTTTCAGGGCTAGATAAAATATCTTATGAATCCTTGTTTTTGATTTGGGACCGTTTGTCCATTCCCAGAAACCATTGGACGGAATACGCAAGGACTCTCTCTGGCGGTGAGAAACAGAGAATCCTCCTTTCGTTAGCATTTTTACGAAACCCAGAAATTTTAGTCCTAGATGAACCCACTACGGGCCTCGATGCCTTTTCCGAAAAAATTGTCTTAGAAACTGTTCAAAACCTTGCAAAAATGGGAATGTCAGTTGTTTTTATTACGCATGAGCTTCGGATCGTCGAAAGTCTAGCCTCTCAAGTTACGATAATGAAACAAGGGGAAGTGATAGAAACCATTCCGGTTCTAAACCACAACCTGGAGCCAAAAACAGAATATGGAAAACAACTTAAGGAAGCTTCGCTACTTTTTCAGTAA